A portion of the Pseudomonas sp. GR 6-02 genome contains these proteins:
- a CDS encoding tryptophan--tRNA ligase — protein sequence MTTRTRILTGITTTGTPHLGNYAGAIRPAILASRDSNADSFYFLADYHALIKCDDPLRIQRSRLEIAATWLAGGLDVDRVTFYRQSDIPEIPELTWLLTCVAAKGLLNRAHAYKASVDKNVENGEDPDAGITMGLYSYPVLMAADILMFNAHKVPVGRDQIQHVEMARDIGQRFNHLFGQGKEFFTMPEALIEESVATLPGLDGRKMSKSYDNTIPLFSSAKEMKDAISRIVTDSRAPGEAKDPDNSHLFTLFQAFATPAQADEFRSELLQGLGWGEAKNRLFQLLDNELGESRDRYHQLIGRPADLEDILQLGAKKARAVATPFLNELREAVGLRSFVAQTQVAATTKKKAAKAARFVSFREDDGSFRFRLLAADGEQLLLSRHFADGKTAGQVTKQLQSGQPLDVRSEDLNFSVWLEGECVADSPAFADSAARDAAIGALRVALTPVQE from the coding sequence ATGACGACTCGTACCCGTATCCTCACCGGCATCACCACCACCGGCACGCCGCACCTGGGCAATTACGCGGGGGCTATCCGCCCGGCGATTCTTGCCAGCCGCGATAGCAATGCCGATTCGTTCTACTTCCTGGCCGACTACCACGCCCTGATCAAATGCGATGACCCGCTGCGCATCCAGCGCTCGCGTCTGGAAATCGCCGCGACCTGGCTGGCCGGTGGCCTGGACGTGGACCGGGTGACGTTCTATCGCCAGTCCGACATCCCGGAAATCCCGGAGCTGACCTGGCTGCTGACCTGCGTGGCCGCCAAGGGCTTGCTCAACCGTGCCCACGCCTACAAGGCGTCGGTGGACAAGAACGTCGAGAATGGCGAAGACCCGGATGCGGGCATCACCATGGGCCTGTACAGCTACCCGGTGCTGATGGCCGCGGACATCCTGATGTTCAACGCCCACAAGGTGCCGGTCGGTCGTGACCAGATCCAGCACGTGGAAATGGCCCGTGACATCGGCCAGCGCTTCAACCACTTGTTCGGCCAGGGCAAGGAGTTCTTCACCATGCCCGAAGCGCTGATCGAGGAAAGCGTCGCCACGCTGCCAGGCCTCGACGGTCGCAAGATGTCGAAGAGCTACGACAACACCATTCCGTTGTTCAGCAGCGCCAAAGAGATGAAAGACGCGATTTCGCGGATCGTGACCGACTCCCGTGCCCCGGGCGAAGCCAAAGATCCGGACAACTCGCACCTGTTCACCTTGTTCCAGGCTTTCGCTACACCGGCACAAGCCGACGAGTTCCGCAGCGAATTGCTCCAGGGCCTGGGTTGGGGCGAGGCGAAGAATCGCCTGTTCCAGTTGCTGGACAACGAGTTGGGCGAGTCCCGCGATCGTTATCACCAGTTGATCGGCCGCCCGGCAGACCTGGAAGACATCCTGCAGCTCGGCGCGAAAAAGGCCCGTGCAGTGGCCACGCCGTTCCTCAACGAGTTGCGTGAAGCGGTCGGCCTGCGTTCTTTCGTCGCCCAGACTCAAGTCGCTGCCACCACCAAGAAGAAAGCCGCGAAAGCCGCGCGTTTTGTCAGCTTCCGTGAAGACGATGGCAGTTTCCGCTTCCGTCTGCTGGCGGCCGATGGTGAGCAGCTGCTGCTGTCGCGGCACTTCGCCGATGGCAAAACCGCAGGTCAGGTGACCAAACAACTGCAATCCGGCCAGCCATTGGACGTGCGCAGTGAAGACCTGAACTTCAGCGTCTGGCTGGAAGGCGAGTGCGTGGCCGACAGCCCGGCCTTCGCCGACAGTGCTGCTCGCGATGCTGCCATCGGCGCATTGCGGGTTGCACTGACACCGGTTCAGGAATAA
- a CDS encoding YhcB family protein — translation MEHSLLVWLLPTLALVVGVAIGFLIARLVPNAAPSSTQRQLDDIQERFDKYQNEVVTHFNSTASLVKKLTQSYQEVQDHLAEGANRLALDEQTRQRLLAALHADAVQAPRERLTPPRDQEPPRDYAPKAPNAPGMLDEHYGLKK, via the coding sequence GTGGAACACTCGCTCTTAGTTTGGTTGTTGCCGACTCTTGCCCTGGTTGTGGGTGTCGCCATTGGATTCCTGATCGCTCGCCTGGTGCCGAATGCCGCTCCGAGCAGCACGCAACGTCAGCTGGATGATATTCAGGAACGTTTTGACAAGTATCAGAACGAAGTGGTCACCCACTTCAACAGCACTGCATCCCTGGTCAAGAAACTGACTCAGAGCTATCAGGAAGTGCAGGATCATCTCGCCGAGGGTGCCAACCGTCTGGCCCTGGACGAGCAGACTCGCCAACGCTTGCTGGCTGCCCTGCACGCTGACGCGGTGCAGGCTCCACGGGAACGCCTGACGCCACCGCGCGATCAGGAACCGCCTCGCGATTACGCTCCCAAAGCCCCGAACGCGCCGGGCATGCTCGATGAGCATTACGGCCTGAAGAAGTAA
- a CDS encoding alpha/beta hydrolase, producing the protein MRETPVVIDGPVGQLEALYLENMSPDNEQPRGLALICHPNPVQGGTMLNKVVSTLQRTARDAGLITLRFNYRGVGASEGSHDMGSGEVDDAQAAAEWLRAKHPELPLTLFGFSFGGFVAASLGGRLEAKGEQIKHLFMVAPAVMRLGDQDQLPHQGTLTLIQPETDEVIDPQLVYDWSDALDRPHELLKVAECGHFFHGKLTDLKDLILPRLSN; encoded by the coding sequence ATGCGCGAAACCCCTGTAGTGATTGATGGCCCGGTGGGTCAGTTGGAAGCCCTGTATCTGGAAAACATGAGCCCGGACAATGAGCAGCCCCGCGGCCTGGCGCTGATCTGCCATCCGAACCCGGTGCAGGGCGGCACGATGCTCAACAAAGTCGTCTCGACCCTGCAGCGCACCGCGCGGGACGCCGGTTTGATTACCTTGCGTTTCAACTACCGTGGCGTCGGTGCCAGTGAAGGCTCGCACGACATGGGCTCCGGCGAAGTCGACGATGCCCAGGCAGCGGCCGAGTGGCTGCGGGCCAAACATCCTGAATTACCTTTGACCCTGTTCGGCTTCTCCTTCGGCGGTTTTGTTGCAGCCAGTCTCGGCGGACGGCTGGAGGCCAAGGGTGAGCAGATCAAGCATCTGTTCATGGTCGCGCCTGCGGTCATGCGTCTGGGCGATCAGGATCAACTGCCGCACCAAGGTACATTGACCCTGATCCAGCCGGAAACCGACGAAGTGATCGATCCGCAACTCGTTTACGATTGGTCCGACGCACTCGATCGCCCCCATGAGCTGCTGAAAGTGGCAGAATGCGGACACTTTTTTCATGGCAAGCTGACCGATCTCAAGGATCTGATCCTGCCGCGTCTTTCGAATTGA